A section of the Bradyrhizobium oligotrophicum S58 genome encodes:
- a CDS encoding bifunctional cobalt-precorrin-7 (C(5))-methyltransferase/cobalt-precorrin-6B (C(15))-methyltransferase, producing the protein MVNPAATCNVARWLSIIGIGEDGVDGLAAPARRLIAQAVLVAGGARHLELATSLIEGERLPWPSPLQLAFDQIASRRGEPVVVLASGDPFNYGVGKQLMQRFEPGEMLCLPQPSAFSLAAARLGWPLQDVAPVTLHGRALEGIIRHLTPSARILALARDGSTAAKLAALLTSRRMGRSRLTVLEAIGGPHERVRSALADEFDLSDIHPLTTLAIEVEAGPDAPLIPLSSGLADDLFEHDGQITKRDVRAVTLSALSPRPGELLWDVGLGSGSVAIEWLLRHGSLCAVGIEARQDRADRAMRNALALGAPELKVVVGRAPDVLADIAPPDAVFIGGGISEEGVFEGAWSKLKSGGRLVANVISLEGEARLIDLFNRHGGELIRVAVSRIEPVGRMHGWRQAMPVTQWRVTKP; encoded by the coding sequence ATGGTGAATCCGGCCGCAACTTGCAACGTAGCGCGTTGGCTGTCCATCATCGGCATCGGCGAGGACGGCGTCGACGGTCTCGCGGCGCCGGCGCGCCGTCTCATCGCGCAGGCGGTACTGGTGGCCGGCGGAGCGCGTCATCTCGAGCTCGCGACGTCGCTGATCGAGGGCGAGCGGCTGCCATGGCCAAGCCCGTTGCAGCTGGCGTTCGATCAGATCGCGTCGCGCAGGGGGGAGCCGGTCGTCGTGCTGGCGAGCGGTGATCCCTTCAACTATGGCGTCGGCAAGCAGCTCATGCAGCGTTTCGAGCCCGGGGAGATGCTGTGCCTGCCGCAACCTTCGGCCTTCAGCCTCGCAGCGGCCCGGCTCGGCTGGCCGCTGCAGGACGTGGCTCCGGTCACGCTGCATGGCCGCGCGCTCGAAGGCATCATCCGTCATCTCACACCGAGCGCGCGCATCCTGGCGCTGGCCCGGGACGGGTCGACGGCGGCGAAGCTTGCGGCATTGCTGACATCACGCCGCATGGGACGCTCGCGTTTGACGGTGCTGGAAGCGATCGGCGGCCCGCACGAGCGTGTGCGCAGTGCATTGGCCGATGAATTTGATCTGTCCGATATCCATCCACTCACGACGCTCGCGATCGAAGTCGAAGCCGGGCCCGATGCGCCGCTGATCCCGCTCTCATCTGGCCTTGCCGATGATCTGTTCGAACATGACGGCCAGATCACCAAGCGCGATGTTCGCGCCGTGACGTTGTCGGCGCTGTCGCCACGTCCAGGTGAATTGTTGTGGGATGTGGGATTGGGGTCGGGGTCGGTCGCGATCGAGTGGCTGCTGCGCCACGGCTCGCTGTGCGCTGTTGGCATCGAGGCACGGCAGGACCGTGCCGATCGTGCCATGCGCAACGCGCTTGCGCTCGGGGCTCCCGAGCTGAAGGTGGTGGTCGGTCGCGCACCTGACGTGCTGGCCGATATCGCGCCACCGGATGCGGTCTTCATCGGCGGCGGCATTTCGGAGGAGGGTGTGTTCGAAGGCGCCTGGTCGAAATTGAAGTCCGGCGGCCGGCTCGTGGCCAATGTCATCTCGCTCGAAGGCGAGGCGCGGCTGATCGATCTGTTCAACCGGCACGGCGGTGAGTTGATCCGCGTCGCCGTGTCGCGCATAGAGCCGGTCGGCCGGATGCATGGTTGGCGGCAGGCCATGCCGGTGACCCAATGGCGGGTGACGAAGCCATGA
- a CDS encoding cobalamin biosynthesis protein has product MAGDEAMIALGIGCRRDTSADLIEAVIAEALTAARLAAGDVAVIATAGDKMREPGVIEAAKRLGRPLRGIAENDLMAVADLAVTRSDLVQRLKGVPSVAETAALAAAGRNARLILPRLANASATCALAAGEGAAEDGR; this is encoded by the coding sequence ATGGCGGGTGACGAAGCCATGATCGCGCTCGGGATCGGCTGCCGCCGCGATACGAGTGCCGATCTCATCGAGGCGGTCATCGCTGAGGCGCTGACGGCGGCGCGTCTTGCCGCCGGAGATGTTGCCGTGATTGCAACCGCCGGAGACAAGATGCGCGAGCCGGGCGTGATCGAAGCCGCGAAACGGCTGGGTCGGCCTCTCCGTGGCATTGCTGAGAATGATCTGATGGCGGTCGCTGATCTCGCCGTCACGCGGAGCGATCTTGTGCAGCGTCTCAAAGGCGTGCCCTCCGTCGCCGAGACCGCAGCGCTCGCTGCGGCCGGCCGCAATGCAAGGCTGATCCTGCCGCGGCTGGCCAATGCGTCCGCGACCTGTGCATTGGCAGCGGGTGAGGGCGCAGCGGAGGACGGCCGATGA
- the cobM gene encoding precorrin-4 C(11)-methyltransferase has product MTVHFIGAGPGAPDLITVRGRDLIARCPVCLYAGSLVPKALLDHCPPGARIVDTAPLSLDEIMADIVRATAAGEDVARLHSGDLSIWSALGEQLRRLDELKIPYTVTPGVPSFSAAAAALGRELTLPGLAQSVVLTRTSGRASAMPETEQLSLFAQSRATLAIHLSIHVLDKVVDELRPHYGQDCPVAIVYRASWPDQRIVTGTLATIVDQVAAAAMERTALILVGRALAAEDFRNSALYDADYQRRFRGRAE; this is encoded by the coding sequence ATGACGGTGCATTTCATCGGCGCCGGCCCCGGCGCTCCGGACTTGATCACCGTGCGGGGCCGCGACCTGATCGCACGCTGCCCCGTGTGTCTCTATGCAGGCTCGCTGGTTCCGAAGGCGCTGCTCGATCACTGTCCGCCGGGCGCGCGCATCGTCGACACGGCGCCGCTGTCGCTCGACGAGATCATGGCCGATATCGTGCGGGCGACCGCCGCTGGCGAGGACGTCGCGCGGCTGCATTCCGGTGACCTCTCGATCTGGAGCGCGCTGGGCGAACAGCTGCGGCGCTTGGATGAGTTGAAGATTCCCTACACGGTCACACCGGGCGTGCCGTCATTCTCGGCGGCAGCAGCCGCGCTCGGGCGCGAGCTGACCTTGCCGGGGCTTGCACAATCGGTGGTGCTGACGCGCACCTCCGGCCGCGCCTCCGCGATGCCCGAGACCGAACAGCTGTCGCTGTTCGCGCAATCGCGCGCCACGCTGGCGATCCATCTTTCGATCCATGTCCTGGACAAGGTCGTGGATGAGCTCCGCCCACATTATGGCCAGGACTGTCCGGTCGCGATCGTCTATCGCGCGAGTTGGCCGGATCAGCGCATCGTCACCGGCACGCTCGCGACGATCGTCGATCAGGTCGCAGCAGCCGCGATGGAGCGCACCGCGTTGATCCTGGTCGGCCGCGCGCTCGCGGCCGAGGATTTTCGCAACAGCGCGCTGTACGATGCCGACTATCAGCGGCGCTTTCGCGGGAGGGCCGAATGA
- a CDS encoding cobalt-precorrin-5B (C(1))-methyltransferase → MMGTADPSNRPLKRGWTTGSCATAAARAAYELLVTGNCPTMVEIALPGGRRVSFAVAMHEADGAGATAGVIKDAGDDPDVTHGALVKVTLRRGADNSGVTFRAGPGVGTVTRPGLPLRPGEPAINPVPREMIAAAIDEAAAALGGARDVTVEISIPGGEELARKTLNPRLGIVGGLSILGTTGIVVPFSCAAWIHSIYRGIDVARAAGLPHIAGATGSTSEKAVQRLYELPETALIDMGDFAGGMLKYLRRHPVPRVTVAGGFAKMTKLGQGLLDLHSRAGEVDLGWLANTLHDAGAPAALVTTARTANTALQVLQEADRAGFPAGEVVAQAAWQTARRALGDNEIALDVAVFDRDGRLVGRSHGQAHSALPRKRR, encoded by the coding sequence ATGATGGGAACCGCGGATCCGTCGAACCGACCGCTGAAGCGTGGCTGGACCACCGGCAGCTGCGCCACTGCGGCCGCGCGCGCCGCTTATGAGCTGCTGGTCACCGGCAACTGTCCCACCATGGTCGAGATCGCCCTGCCCGGCGGACGTCGTGTCAGCTTTGCGGTGGCAATGCATGAGGCCGACGGCGCCGGCGCGACCGCGGGCGTGATCAAGGACGCCGGCGACGATCCTGACGTCACGCACGGCGCGCTGGTCAAAGTGACGTTGCGGCGCGGTGCAGACAACTCCGGGGTGACGTTTCGCGCAGGCCCGGGCGTCGGTACCGTTACGCGGCCTGGACTGCCGCTGCGGCCGGGAGAGCCGGCGATCAATCCGGTGCCGCGTGAGATGATCGCGGCGGCGATCGACGAAGCCGCCGCAGCGCTCGGCGGGGCGCGCGACGTCACTGTCGAGATCTCCATTCCCGGCGGCGAGGAACTCGCGAGGAAGACGCTGAACCCGCGGCTCGGCATCGTCGGCGGCCTGTCGATCCTCGGCACCACGGGAATCGTCGTGCCGTTCAGCTGCGCGGCCTGGATCCACTCGATCTATCGCGGCATCGATGTCGCGCGCGCCGCCGGCCTGCCGCACATCGCCGGCGCGACGGGAAGCACGTCGGAGAAGGCGGTGCAGCGGCTCTACGAACTCCCGGAGACTGCGCTGATCGACATGGGCGACTTCGCCGGCGGCATGCTGAAATATCTGCGCCGCCATCCGGTGCCCCGCGTGACGGTGGCCGGCGGCTTCGCCAAGATGACCAAGCTCGGACAGGGCCTGCTCGACCTGCATTCGCGCGCCGGCGAGGTCGATCTCGGCTGGCTCGCGAACACGCTGCATGACGCGGGCGCGCCGGCCGCACTGGTCACGACCGCACGCACGGCCAACACCGCGCTGCAGGTGCTGCAGGAAGCTGACCGGGCCGGATTTCCCGCCGGCGAGGTCGTTGCGCAGGCCGCGTGGCAGACGGCGCGCCGTGCGCTGGGCGACAACGAGATTGCGCTCGATGTCGCGGTGTTCGACCGCGACGGACGGCTGGTCGGACGAAGTCACGGCCAGGCTCATTCGGCCCTCCCGCGAAAGCGCCGCTGA
- a CDS encoding cobyrinate a,c-diamide synthase produces the protein MTMAAPNGIIVAAPRSGAGKTTVTLGLLRALSRRGTRVQPFKCGPDYIDLAFHTAAANRTSYNLDGWAMSRPQLLDLVCGVAADSDIAVVEGVMGLFDGAPRPGRAGRGSAADLAALTGWPVVLVLDVSGQTETAAAVALGCARFRDDVHVAGVILNRVASERHRALIEPAFATVGIRVLGALARDEQLTLPERHLGLVQAQEITAIEAHLERLATCMSTSVDLDAVLALAQPIRCTAAAAQTSGFGIRPPGQRIALASDAAFSFSYPHLLRHWRAQGAEIIPFSPLNDEAPDPAVDAVWLPGGYPELHAGRLASAQSFLHALNAMASRGVPIHGECGGYMMLGAGLEDAHGVRHAMAGLLSLETSFARRRLHLGYRQATLLADCPLGQAGARVHGHEFHYATILSEADDPLIDCRDASGHATAERGARRGSVTGSFLHVLSGEGA, from the coding sequence ATGACCATGGCGGCACCCAATGGGATCATCGTCGCCGCGCCGCGTTCGGGCGCCGGCAAGACGACGGTGACGCTCGGGCTGCTGCGGGCTCTCAGCCGGCGGGGCACGCGCGTGCAGCCGTTCAAGTGCGGGCCCGACTACATCGATCTCGCGTTTCACACGGCCGCTGCGAATCGGACGAGCTACAATCTCGACGGTTGGGCGATGTCGCGGCCGCAGCTCCTGGACCTCGTCTGCGGCGTTGCCGCCGACTCGGACATCGCGGTCGTCGAGGGCGTGATGGGCCTGTTCGACGGCGCACCCCGGCCCGGCCGCGCGGGCCGAGGCTCGGCCGCGGATCTCGCGGCTTTGACCGGCTGGCCGGTGGTGCTGGTTCTCGATGTCAGCGGGCAGACCGAGACCGCCGCTGCCGTCGCGCTCGGCTGCGCGCGTTTTCGCGACGATGTTCACGTGGCCGGCGTGATCCTCAATCGGGTCGCGAGCGAGCGGCACCGGGCGCTGATCGAGCCGGCCTTCGCGACCGTCGGGATCAGGGTGCTCGGCGCGCTGGCGCGGGACGAGCAATTGACGTTGCCGGAACGGCATCTCGGCCTGGTCCAGGCCCAGGAGATCACGGCCATCGAGGCCCATCTCGAGCGTCTCGCAACCTGCATGTCCACATCCGTCGATCTGGACGCGGTGCTTGCACTCGCGCAACCGATACGCTGCACCGCCGCTGCCGCGCAGACATCCGGCTTTGGCATCAGGCCGCCCGGACAGCGCATCGCGCTGGCCTCGGATGCGGCGTTCTCGTTCAGCTATCCGCATCTTCTGCGGCATTGGCGCGCCCAGGGCGCGGAGATCATTCCGTTCTCGCCGTTGAACGACGAGGCTCCTGATCCCGCAGTCGATGCGGTCTGGCTGCCGGGCGGCTATCCCGAATTGCATGCCGGACGGTTGGCCTCGGCGCAGTCGTTTCTCCATGCTCTCAACGCAATGGCCTCGCGCGGCGTGCCGATCCATGGCGAGTGCGGTGGCTACATGATGCTGGGGGCGGGCCTCGAAGATGCCCACGGAGTCCGGCACGCGATGGCCGGGCTGCTGTCGCTGGAAACCTCGTTCGCCCGCCGCCGCCTGCATCTCGGCTATCGCCAGGCGACCCTGTTGGCCGACTGCCCCCTCGGCCAGGCGGGGGCGCGTGTCCATGGTCACGAATTTCACTATGCAACGATCCTGAGCGAGGCTGACGATCCCTTGATCGATTGCCGCGATGCCTCGGGTCATGCCACTGCCGAGCGTGGCGCTCGCCGCGGGTCGGTGACGGGATCGTTTCTGCATGTCCTGAGCGGCGAGGGCGCATGA
- the bluB gene encoding 5,6-dimethylbenzimidazole synthase, producing the protein MSDQNQTPPQFDATFRQRFAELVRWRRDVRRFRSDWVSPELIEQLLALASHAPSVGFCQPWRFVLVESPERRAAIIENFKRANQAALAGYAGERRALYASLKLEGLTQAPVHLVVCADEGAATGHRLGRATMPETLRYSVVAAIQTFWLAARAEGLGVGWVSILDPAAVCRELELPPDWSLIAYLCVGWPQEEHDDPELERHGWETRLDQTVIKPLRR; encoded by the coding sequence ATGAGCGACCAGAACCAGACCCCTCCGCAATTCGACGCCACCTTTAGGCAACGCTTTGCCGAACTGGTGCGCTGGCGTCGCGACGTGCGGCGTTTCCGCTCCGATTGGGTTTCCCCCGAACTGATCGAGCAGTTGCTGGCTCTTGCATCCCATGCGCCATCCGTCGGCTTCTGCCAGCCCTGGCGTTTTGTGCTGGTCGAGAGTCCCGAACGCCGCGCGGCGATCATCGAGAATTTCAAGCGCGCGAACCAGGCCGCGCTCGCCGGCTATGCTGGTGAGCGCCGCGCGCTCTATGCGAGCCTCAAGCTGGAAGGCCTGACGCAGGCGCCCGTCCATCTCGTCGTCTGTGCCGACGAGGGCGCCGCGACCGGCCATCGTCTTGGCCGCGCCACGATGCCGGAGACGCTGCGCTACTCGGTCGTGGCCGCGATCCAGACGTTCTGGCTCGCGGCGCGCGCAGAAGGATTGGGGGTCGGCTGGGTGTCGATCCTTGATCCGGCGGCCGTCTGTCGGGAGCTCGAGCTGCCGCCCGACTGGAGCCTGATCGCCTATCTCTGTGTCGGCTGGCCGCAGGAAGAGCATGACGATCCCGAATTGGAACGTCACGGCTGGGAAACGCGGCTCGACCAGACGGTGATCAAGCCGCTCAGGCGCTAG